Proteins from one Pseudarthrobacter sp. BIM B-2242 genomic window:
- the tal gene encoding transaldolase yields MTNATPTAQLSDAGVSIWLDDLSRERLASGSLQKLIDEKNVVGVTTNPSIFQAAITSGSDYDAKIAELAAQGAGVEETIFEITTTDVADACDLFAPIAAATNGVDGRVSIEVDPRLAWDTAGTIAEAKNLYKKVDKDNVLIKIPATLEGLEAITATLGEGISVNVTLIFSLDRYRAVINAFQSGLELARENGHDLSTIHSVASFFVSRVDSEIDKRLDALGTDEAKALKGKAGVANARLAYQVYEQLFSTDRWEALAEAGARPQRPLWASTGVKDPAYPDTLYVTGLVAADIVNTMPEKTLDATFDHGVVTGDTITATYAESKAVLYALDALGVSYNEVVALLESEGLDKFVASWKELLADVEGALATARKAS; encoded by the coding sequence ATGACCAACGCAACCCCCACTGCACAGCTGTCCGACGCCGGTGTGTCCATCTGGCTTGATGACCTCTCGCGTGAGCGTCTCGCCAGCGGCAGCCTGCAGAAGCTCATCGACGAAAAGAACGTGGTGGGCGTGACCACCAACCCGTCCATCTTCCAGGCCGCGATCACCTCCGGCTCGGACTACGACGCAAAGATCGCAGAACTCGCGGCCCAGGGCGCCGGCGTCGAGGAGACCATCTTCGAAATCACCACCACCGACGTCGCTGACGCCTGCGACCTGTTCGCACCGATCGCAGCCGCCACCAACGGCGTCGACGGCCGTGTGTCCATTGAGGTTGATCCCCGGCTGGCCTGGGACACGGCAGGCACCATCGCCGAGGCCAAGAACCTCTACAAAAAGGTGGACAAGGACAACGTCCTCATCAAGATCCCCGCAACGCTCGAAGGCCTCGAAGCCATCACGGCAACCCTGGGCGAAGGCATCAGCGTCAACGTGACCCTGATCTTCTCCCTGGACCGCTACCGCGCCGTCATCAACGCCTTCCAGTCCGGCCTGGAACTGGCCAGGGAAAACGGGCACGACCTGTCCACGATCCACTCGGTGGCCTCGTTCTTCGTCTCCCGCGTGGACTCCGAGATCGACAAGCGCCTTGACGCCCTCGGCACCGATGAAGCCAAGGCCCTCAAGGGCAAGGCCGGCGTGGCCAACGCCCGCCTGGCCTACCAGGTCTACGAGCAGCTCTTCTCCACCGACCGGTGGGAGGCCCTGGCCGAAGCCGGAGCCCGTCCGCAGCGTCCCCTGTGGGCTTCCACCGGCGTCAAGGACCCGGCTTACCCTGACACCCTGTACGTGACGGGACTGGTTGCTGCCGACATCGTCAACACCATGCCGGAGAAGACCCTCGACGCCACGTTCGACCACGGCGTGGTCACCGGGGACACCATCACCGCCACCTACGCGGAGTCCAAGGCAGTGCTGTACGCACTGGACGCGCTGGGCGTTTCCTACAACGAGGTGGTTGCCCTTCTCGAATCCGAAGGCCTGGACAAGTTTGTTGCCAGCTGGAAGGAACTGCTGGCCGACGTCGAAGGCGCCCTCGCCACCGCACGGAAGGCATCCTGA
- the tkt gene encoding transketolase, translated as MNPTTNVTIPGAATAATLNWTPADDRAVDTARVLAADAVEKVGNGHPGTAMSLAPAAYLLFQKLMRHDPRDPDWLGRDRFILSPGHSSLTLYIQLFLSGYGLELDDLKALRTWDSLTPGHPEYKHTAGVEITTGPLGQGLASSVGFAYSQRRMRGLFDADAAEGTSPFDHTIWVIASDGDIQEGVTSEASSLAGHQELGNLVVVYDENHISIEDDTDISFTEDVLKRYEAYGWHTQRVDWTETGEYVEDVQELYSALLAAKAETSKPSIISLRTIIGYPAPKKQNTGKIHGSALGAEEVAGLKSVLGFDPEKSFEVDQDVLAHARAVVDRGAAARSEWDSSFEAWQQSNPEGAALLERIEAKQLPAGIDAALPVFEAGKDVSTRAASGKVLNALGPVMPELWGGSADLAESNNTTIEGSASFIPVSRSTDAWKGNPYGRVLHFGIREHAAASIVNGISLHGRTRAFSGTFLIFSDYQRPAIRLSALMGVPSIYVWSHDSIGLGEDGPTHQPVEQLSTLRAIVGLDVVRPGDANEVGIAWKTMLENHENPAGIVLTRQNVPTFARGNGAAQGDTFASPAGVAKGGYVLAEAAKDGATVPADVLLIATGSEVQLAVQAREALQAEGIAARVISMPCVEWFNKQDAAYRESVLPAAVKARVSVEAGLALGWREFVGDAGRSISLEHYGASADYKRLFKEFGITAEAVAAAAKDSLAAARN; from the coding sequence GTGAACCCGACAACAAATGTGACGATCCCCGGTGCTGCAACTGCAGCAACACTCAACTGGACGCCCGCAGACGACCGCGCGGTGGACACCGCCCGTGTCCTGGCTGCGGATGCTGTGGAGAAGGTCGGCAACGGCCACCCCGGCACGGCCATGAGCCTTGCCCCGGCCGCGTACCTTCTTTTCCAGAAGCTGATGCGCCACGATCCCCGTGACCCGGACTGGCTGGGACGTGACCGGTTCATCCTGTCACCCGGCCACTCCTCGCTGACCCTGTACATCCAGCTGTTTCTTTCCGGCTACGGCCTGGAACTGGACGACCTCAAGGCGCTGCGCACCTGGGATTCGCTGACCCCGGGCCACCCTGAGTACAAACACACCGCCGGTGTGGAGATCACCACCGGTCCGCTGGGCCAGGGCCTGGCTTCCTCGGTGGGCTTCGCGTACTCCCAGCGCCGGATGCGCGGCCTGTTCGACGCCGACGCTGCCGAGGGCACGTCCCCGTTTGACCACACCATCTGGGTCATCGCCTCCGACGGCGACATCCAGGAAGGCGTGACCTCCGAGGCTTCCTCGCTGGCCGGCCACCAGGAGCTGGGCAACCTCGTTGTGGTCTACGACGAGAACCACATCTCCATTGAGGACGACACCGACATCTCCTTCACCGAGGATGTCCTCAAGCGCTACGAGGCCTACGGCTGGCACACCCAGCGCGTGGACTGGACCGAGACGGGCGAGTACGTCGAAGACGTGCAGGAGCTCTACTCGGCCCTGCTCGCGGCGAAGGCAGAGACGTCCAAGCCGTCCATCATCTCGCTGCGGACCATCATCGGCTACCCGGCACCGAAGAAGCAGAACACCGGCAAGATCCACGGTTCCGCCCTCGGCGCCGAGGAAGTGGCCGGCTTGAAGTCCGTCCTGGGCTTCGACCCGGAGAAGTCCTTCGAGGTGGACCAGGACGTCCTGGCCCACGCCCGTGCCGTGGTTGACCGCGGTGCAGCCGCCCGCAGCGAATGGGATTCCTCGTTCGAGGCTTGGCAGCAGTCCAACCCGGAGGGCGCAGCCCTGCTGGAGCGGATCGAAGCCAAGCAGCTTCCCGCGGGAATCGACGCCGCCCTGCCGGTGTTCGAAGCAGGCAAGGACGTTTCCACCCGTGCAGCGTCCGGCAAGGTCCTGAACGCACTCGGCCCGGTCATGCCCGAACTCTGGGGCGGCTCGGCTGACCTCGCCGAATCCAACAACACCACCATCGAAGGATCGGCGTCGTTCATCCCGGTTTCCCGCTCCACCGATGCCTGGAAGGGTAACCCGTACGGCCGTGTCCTGCACTTCGGCATCCGCGAGCACGCCGCGGCGTCAATCGTGAACGGCATCTCGCTGCATGGCCGGACCCGCGCGTTCTCCGGCACGTTCCTGATCTTCAGCGACTACCAGCGCCCGGCCATCCGCCTTTCCGCCCTGATGGGTGTCCCGTCCATCTACGTCTGGTCGCACGACTCCATCGGCCTGGGCGAAGACGGACCCACCCACCAGCCGGTGGAACAGCTCTCCACCCTCCGTGCCATCGTGGGCCTGGACGTTGTCCGCCCCGGTGACGCGAACGAGGTGGGCATCGCGTGGAAGACCATGCTGGAGAACCACGAGAACCCGGCCGGCATCGTCCTCACCCGTCAGAACGTCCCCACCTTCGCCCGTGGCAACGGTGCGGCACAGGGTGACACTTTTGCCTCCCCGGCGGGTGTGGCCAAGGGCGGCTACGTGCTGGCCGAAGCGGCCAAGGACGGCGCCACCGTTCCGGCGGACGTGCTGCTGATCGCTACCGGTTCCGAGGTCCAGCTGGCCGTCCAGGCCCGCGAAGCCCTCCAGGCCGAAGGCATCGCCGCCCGCGTCATCTCCATGCCGTGCGTCGAGTGGTTCAACAAGCAGGACGCCGCTTACCGCGAGTCCGTGCTGCCCGCCGCCGTCAAGGCCCGCGTCTCGGTCGAAGCCGGCCTTGCCCTGGGCTGGCGGGAGTTCGTCGGCGACGCCGGCCGCTCCATCTCGCTTGAGCACTACGGCGCTTCGGCTGACTACAAGCGCCTGTTCAAGGAGTTCGGCATCACCGCGGAGGCAGTCGCCGCCGCAGCCAAGGACTCCCTGGCCGCTGCCCGCAACTGA
- a CDS encoding response regulator transcription factor family protein, with the protein MPLPDLPWPLLQSVAALADAPLSQIAERLREATLPYMGSSALVIFTEDCTGRPQKKAGDEDIISRVSITELDTLRATLKDEGPWFGEAELAGKTRPVLALKHASSNALLVLTDPPADPGRKDGLELVTYLWRLTARRIREKVADAPPSYLLESRAASAERLRVTAELTDLHSTTLETLLAALRSSSLEDAAARTTVTDLTAKALIGLRTHSDRTTDLVKEPVAKAFERLRDDLRPLTRYSGIEIEFIEPPLNGRALPGEVAHAARAIVRGLVLTMTEQPDVSRVRTQWDCDGENLLINVRDDGRGALKADAPSIARLDRRVQALTGTLRIDVMPGWGADVFVTLPLDLKKTSPAGDVAGWDLAARELEVLEHLVAGHRNRTIASTLGISENTVKFHVRNLFRKLDVGSRTEAIALAHSHGLR; encoded by the coding sequence ATGCCTCTTCCAGACTTGCCGTGGCCGCTGTTACAGAGCGTGGCAGCCTTGGCCGATGCCCCCCTTTCCCAGATAGCAGAACGCCTGCGCGAAGCCACGCTGCCCTACATGGGTAGCAGCGCCTTAGTGATCTTCACCGAAGACTGCACGGGCCGGCCGCAGAAAAAAGCCGGCGATGAGGACATCATTTCCCGGGTCTCCATCACCGAACTGGACACGCTGCGCGCCACCCTTAAGGATGAGGGGCCTTGGTTCGGGGAGGCCGAGCTCGCGGGCAAGACCCGCCCCGTGCTCGCCCTGAAGCACGCCTCCAGCAACGCCCTCCTGGTCCTCACCGATCCCCCTGCCGATCCGGGGCGCAAGGACGGGCTGGAGCTGGTGACCTATCTGTGGCGGCTCACTGCGCGGAGGATCCGCGAGAAAGTGGCCGATGCGCCGCCGTCGTACCTCCTCGAATCGCGCGCGGCGTCCGCAGAACGCCTCCGCGTAACGGCGGAACTGACCGATCTGCACTCCACCACTCTGGAGACACTCCTTGCAGCCCTGCGTTCATCCTCTTTGGAGGATGCGGCAGCCCGCACCACCGTCACCGACCTCACCGCCAAGGCTTTGATCGGGCTCCGGACCCACAGCGACCGCACAACAGACCTGGTGAAGGAGCCTGTGGCCAAGGCTTTCGAACGCCTGCGGGATGACCTGCGGCCGCTCACACGCTACAGCGGCATCGAGATCGAATTCATCGAACCGCCACTCAACGGACGGGCCCTGCCAGGCGAGGTGGCCCACGCGGCCCGGGCGATCGTCCGCGGACTTGTGCTGACCATGACGGAGCAGCCGGATGTCAGCCGCGTGCGGACGCAGTGGGACTGCGACGGCGAAAACCTGCTGATCAACGTCCGCGACGACGGCCGGGGTGCGCTCAAAGCCGACGCGCCGAGCATCGCGCGCCTGGACCGCCGTGTCCAGGCCCTCACCGGAACGCTGCGGATCGACGTTATGCCGGGCTGGGGTGCGGACGTGTTTGTCACCCTCCCCCTGGACCTTAAGAAGACGAGCCCGGCCGGGGATGTCGCCGGCTGGGATCTTGCTGCCAGGGAGCTTGAAGTGCTCGAGCACCTTGTTGCCGGGCACCGCAACCGGACCATCGCGTCCACGCTGGGCATCAGTGAGAACACGGTGAAGTTCCACGTGCGGAACCTGTTCAGGAAGCTCGACGTCGGCTCCCGCACCGAGGCGATCGCCCTGGCGCACAGCCACGGACTTCGGTGA
- a CDS encoding FdhF/YdeP family oxidoreductase, translating to MKFGKQPAPVDDINEDHLAVHKPKKEAAGVKAVLVALERAVAQAGVTRTAQSLLRLNQQGGFDCPGCAWPESATKRKAAEFCENGAKAVAEENTLRTVGAEFWARHSIAELSGKTEYWLGNQGRLSEPVVIREGESHYSPISWADAFDLVGEHIRASTPDRCVFYTSGRTANETAFMYQLFARALGTNNLPDCSNMCHESSGSALNPTIGIGKGTVSLEDIHDSELIFVVGQNPGTNHPRMLSALKECKDKGGKVVAVNPLPEAGLFNFKDPQTVSGVVGGGTPLADEYLQIKVGGDLALFQALGHLLLAEEERNPGTVVDRSFIDAQTDGFDAYRDARGELDWAETEKATGLTRGQIETVAGMLIKSKATIFCWALGVTQQPHSVDTIKEMVNVLLLQGNFGKPGAGACPVRGHSNVQGDRTMGIWEKPKEWLLEALDTEFGIQSPRHHGYDAVESMEAFERDEVDVFVSMGGNFSLACSDTETLEAGMQRIGLTVHISTKPNRSHIVHGRTSLILPTLGRTDKDDKHPKGAQFLSVEDSMSVVHSTQGRLQPVSEHLLAEPVIVARMAEATFGPDHSVDWKAMAEDYDVVRDHISRVLPGFEDFNTRVRTKNGFVLPNPPRDTRSFQTDIGRGRFTVSPLEYLTPPDGHLVLQTIRSHDQYNTTFYGLDDRYRGISGGRRVILVHPEDLAELGFEDRDLVDVVSTFRGHDRQADKFRLVAYPTAKGCAAAYFPEANALVHKENVARESNTPGFKAMFVRFVPHMAEPESADESASLSAATAG from the coding sequence ATGAAGTTCGGTAAGCAGCCCGCCCCCGTCGACGACATCAACGAGGACCACCTCGCCGTCCATAAGCCCAAAAAGGAAGCGGCCGGTGTCAAGGCTGTGCTGGTTGCCCTGGAACGCGCCGTGGCCCAGGCCGGCGTGACCCGGACCGCGCAGTCCCTGCTCCGGCTGAACCAGCAGGGCGGGTTCGACTGCCCTGGCTGCGCCTGGCCGGAATCGGCCACCAAGCGCAAGGCAGCCGAATTCTGCGAGAACGGTGCCAAGGCGGTGGCCGAGGAAAACACCCTCCGCACGGTGGGCGCGGAGTTCTGGGCCAGGCATTCCATCGCCGAGCTCTCCGGAAAAACGGAGTACTGGCTGGGCAACCAGGGCCGGCTGAGCGAACCTGTAGTGATCCGTGAAGGGGAGTCGCACTATTCCCCGATCTCCTGGGCCGACGCCTTCGACCTGGTGGGTGAACACATCCGCGCCTCCACACCGGACCGTTGCGTCTTCTACACCTCAGGCCGCACCGCCAACGAGACCGCGTTTATGTACCAGCTGTTCGCCCGCGCCCTGGGTACCAACAACCTCCCGGACTGCTCCAACATGTGCCACGAGTCCTCAGGTTCGGCGCTGAACCCGACCATCGGCATCGGCAAGGGCACCGTGTCCCTGGAGGACATCCACGACTCCGAACTCATCTTTGTGGTGGGGCAGAACCCCGGGACGAACCATCCCCGGATGCTCTCCGCACTGAAGGAATGCAAGGACAAGGGCGGCAAGGTGGTGGCCGTCAACCCGCTGCCGGAGGCCGGCCTCTTCAACTTCAAGGATCCGCAGACCGTCTCGGGTGTGGTGGGCGGCGGTACGCCGCTGGCCGACGAGTACCTGCAGATCAAGGTGGGCGGTGACCTGGCACTCTTCCAGGCACTGGGCCACCTGCTCCTCGCGGAGGAAGAACGCAACCCCGGTACCGTCGTCGACCGTTCCTTCATTGACGCGCAGACCGACGGGTTCGATGCCTACCGCGACGCCCGCGGCGAGCTGGACTGGGCAGAAACCGAGAAGGCCACCGGCCTGACCCGCGGACAGATCGAAACCGTTGCCGGGATGCTCATCAAGTCCAAGGCCACCATTTTCTGCTGGGCTCTGGGCGTCACGCAGCAGCCGCACTCGGTGGACACCATCAAGGAAATGGTCAATGTCCTGCTCCTGCAGGGCAACTTCGGCAAGCCGGGCGCCGGCGCCTGCCCAGTGCGCGGGCACTCGAACGTCCAGGGTGACCGGACCATGGGCATCTGGGAAAAACCCAAGGAATGGCTCCTCGAAGCACTGGACACCGAGTTCGGGATCCAGTCCCCGCGGCACCACGGCTACGATGCCGTGGAGTCCATGGAAGCGTTTGAGCGCGACGAGGTGGACGTTTTTGTGTCCATGGGCGGCAACTTCTCGCTCGCCTGCTCGGATACCGAAACCCTGGAAGCCGGGATGCAGCGGATCGGCCTGACCGTGCATATCTCCACCAAGCCCAACCGGTCCCACATTGTGCACGGCCGCACGTCCCTGATCCTGCCCACACTGGGCCGTACGGACAAGGACGACAAGCACCCCAAGGGCGCGCAGTTCCTGTCCGTGGAGGACTCCATGTCCGTGGTCCACTCCACCCAGGGCAGGCTCCAGCCTGTGTCCGAGCACCTGCTGGCCGAACCGGTCATCGTGGCACGGATGGCGGAAGCGACCTTCGGGCCGGACCACTCCGTGGACTGGAAAGCCATGGCCGAGGACTACGACGTGGTCCGCGACCACATCTCGCGCGTCCTGCCCGGGTTCGAGGATTTCAACACCCGGGTCAGGACCAAAAACGGCTTTGTGCTGCCCAACCCGCCGCGCGATACCCGCTCCTTCCAGACGGACATCGGCCGGGGCCGCTTCACGGTCAGCCCGCTGGAATACCTGACCCCGCCGGACGGCCACCTGGTATTGCAGACCATCCGCAGCCACGACCAGTACAACACCACGTTCTACGGCCTGGATGACCGGTACCGCGGCATCTCGGGCGGCCGGCGCGTGATCCTGGTGCACCCTGAGGACCTGGCGGAACTCGGGTTCGAGGACCGGGACCTCGTGGACGTGGTCAGCACGTTCCGCGGCCACGACCGGCAGGCGGACAAGTTCCGCCTCGTTGCCTACCCGACGGCGAAGGGCTGCGCCGCGGCGTACTTCCCCGAAGCCAACGCCCTGGTCCACAAGGAAAACGTCGCCAGGGAATCCAACACCCCCGGCTTCAAGGCGATGTTCGTCCGGTTTGTGCCGCACATGGCGGAGCCGGAATCAGCAGACGAATCGGCCTCGCTGTCGGCGGCCACTGCCGGCTGA
- a CDS encoding MBL fold metallo-hydrolase, whose product MTVTIENLVTSGTFSLDGGTWDVDNNVWIVGNDDECVIIDSPHDAAAIINQVRGRKVLAILLTHAHNDHIGAAREVAAAVGAPIILNPEDLVLWKQVYPDADPDRYHGDGDVFEVGGTALLAIHTPGHSPGSTCFYLESEGTVFTGDTLFNGGPGATGRSYSDYPTILTSIRERLLTLPPETVVRTGHGDNTTIGAERETLAKVSQ is encoded by the coding sequence ATGACAGTCACCATCGAAAACCTGGTCACCTCGGGCACATTTTCGCTCGACGGCGGCACCTGGGACGTGGACAACAACGTCTGGATCGTGGGCAACGACGATGAGTGCGTGATCATCGATTCCCCGCACGATGCTGCCGCGATCATCAACCAGGTCCGCGGCCGCAAGGTCCTGGCCATCCTGCTGACCCACGCGCACAACGACCACATCGGCGCGGCACGCGAGGTTGCGGCCGCCGTCGGCGCCCCGATCATCCTGAACCCGGAGGACCTGGTCCTCTGGAAGCAGGTTTACCCGGATGCGGACCCGGACCGTTACCACGGCGACGGGGACGTCTTCGAGGTGGGCGGCACGGCGCTGCTGGCCATCCACACCCCGGGCCATTCCCCGGGCTCCACCTGCTTCTACCTCGAAAGTGAGGGGACGGTCTTCACCGGCGACACCCTCTTCAACGGTGGACCCGGAGCGACGGGACGCTCCTACAGCGATTACCCCACCATCCTGACGTCCATCAGGGAACGGCTCCTCACCCTCCCGCCGGAGACCGTGGTCCGCACCGGACATGGCGATAACACCACCATTGGTGCGGAACGGGAAACGCTGGCTAAGGTTTCCCAGTAA
- a CDS encoding S-(hydroxymethyl)mycothiol dehydrogenase, whose translation MVHKVQAVIAREKNTPVSLETILVPDPGPGEALVDILTCGVCHTDLHYKQGGIGDDFPYLLGHEATGIVSAVGPDVTQVAPGDRVILNWRAVCGECRACAKGQPQYCFNTHNATQKMTLEDGTELSPALGIGAFAEKTLVAAGQCTRIDDDADPAAVGLLGCGVMAGIGAAINTGEVKRGESVAVIGCGGVGIAAIAGAKLAGATTIIAVDIDANKLEMAKSLGATHGVDSGKEDPIEAIRALTGGNGADVVIDAVGRPETYKQAFYARDLAGRVVLVGVPTPDMKLELPLLDVFGRGGSLKSSWYGDCLPSRDFPMLVAHYKQGNLDLDAFVTERITIDQVEEAFAKMHDGKVLRSVVEVKTLKEFS comes from the coding sequence ATGGTCCACAAAGTACAGGCCGTCATCGCCAGGGAGAAGAACACCCCGGTTTCGCTGGAGACCATCCTGGTCCCGGATCCAGGGCCGGGGGAGGCCCTGGTGGACATTCTCACCTGCGGGGTCTGCCACACGGACCTGCACTACAAGCAGGGCGGCATCGGCGACGACTTCCCTTATCTGCTGGGCCATGAGGCCACGGGCATCGTCAGCGCGGTGGGTCCGGACGTCACCCAGGTGGCGCCGGGTGACCGGGTCATCCTGAACTGGCGGGCCGTCTGCGGGGAATGCCGCGCCTGCGCCAAGGGCCAGCCGCAGTACTGCTTTAACACGCACAACGCCACGCAGAAGATGACGCTCGAGGACGGTACGGAACTCTCGCCCGCGCTGGGCATTGGCGCCTTCGCGGAGAAAACGCTTGTTGCCGCCGGGCAGTGCACCAGGATTGACGACGACGCCGATCCCGCCGCCGTCGGGCTGCTCGGCTGCGGTGTGATGGCCGGCATCGGAGCGGCCATTAACACGGGCGAGGTCAAGCGCGGCGAATCCGTGGCCGTCATCGGCTGCGGCGGCGTGGGCATCGCCGCGATCGCCGGCGCAAAGCTGGCCGGCGCCACCACCATCATCGCGGTGGACATCGACGCCAACAAGCTGGAGATGGCCAAGTCCCTGGGGGCCACCCACGGGGTGGATTCCGGCAAAGAGGACCCCATCGAGGCTATCCGGGCCCTCACGGGAGGCAACGGAGCGGACGTGGTGATCGACGCCGTCGGACGCCCGGAAACGTACAAGCAGGCGTTCTACGCACGCGACCTCGCCGGCCGCGTGGTGCTGGTGGGTGTCCCGACGCCGGACATGAAGCTTGAGCTGCCCCTGCTGGATGTCTTTGGCCGGGGAGGGTCGCTGAAGTCCTCCTGGTACGGGGACTGCCTGCCGTCCCGCGATTTCCCCATGCTCGTGGCGCACTACAAGCAGGGCAACCTTGACCTGGATGCCTTTGTCACCGAGCGGATCACCATCGACCAGGTGGAGGAAGCCTTCGCCAAGATGCATGACGGCAAGGTCCTGCGCTCGGTTGTTGAAGTTAAGACACTGAAGGAGTTCTCATGA
- a CDS encoding glucose-6-phosphate dehydrogenase assembly protein OpcA, translating to MIVDLPDTTTSKISKKIMSLREQGGVIALGRVLTLVVVTRSGLEEEAIEAANEASREHPCRIIVLADAGAEAPNRLDAQIRVGGDAGASEVIVLRGYGELAHESESLVAALLLPDAPIVAWWPHGAPENACETSVGKIAHRRITDSANEPDPQKALENIRATYKAGDTDLAWTRLTNWRIQLAAVLDQTDGSPVTAVAVEGASDSPSTILLAAWLTLALDAPVTIVADPAGTGIRRVRLTRPHGDVQLFRPGTSIAELTQPGQPAQRISLPRRSLKDCLAEELRRLDPDEVFGEVITNLPTATMQQDPLMTFTCSGEPERNKDRQSLITV from the coding sequence ATGATCGTAGACCTGCCGGACACCACCACCTCGAAGATCTCCAAGAAGATCATGTCCCTGCGCGAGCAGGGCGGCGTGATCGCCCTGGGCCGGGTCCTGACCCTGGTAGTCGTGACCCGGTCCGGGCTCGAGGAAGAAGCGATCGAGGCCGCGAACGAAGCCAGCCGGGAACACCCCTGCCGGATCATCGTGCTCGCCGACGCCGGCGCCGAGGCCCCGAACCGGCTCGACGCCCAGATCCGGGTCGGCGGGGACGCCGGCGCCTCGGAAGTGATCGTGCTGCGCGGCTACGGGGAACTCGCGCACGAGTCCGAGTCCCTGGTCGCGGCCCTGCTCCTCCCGGACGCCCCGATCGTGGCCTGGTGGCCGCACGGGGCACCGGAGAACGCCTGCGAAACCTCCGTGGGGAAGATCGCGCACCGCCGGATCACCGATTCCGCGAACGAACCCGATCCCCAAAAAGCGCTCGAGAACATCCGGGCCACCTACAAAGCCGGCGACACCGACCTGGCCTGGACCAGGCTCACGAACTGGCGGATCCAGCTCGCCGCCGTCCTGGACCAGACCGACGGGTCCCCCGTGACCGCGGTCGCCGTCGAAGGCGCCTCCGACTCCCCGTCCACGATCCTGCTCGCGGCCTGGCTGACCCTGGCCCTGGACGCACCCGTAACCATCGTCGCGGACCCCGCCGGGACCGGGATCCGCCGCGTCCGGCTCACCCGCCCCCACGGCGACGTCCAACTCTTCCGCCCCGGCACCTCCATCGCCGAACTCACCCAGCCCGGCCAACCCGCCCAACGCATCTCCCTGCCCCGCCGCAGCCTCAAAGACTGCCTCGCCGAAGAACTCCGCCGCCTCGACCCCGACGAAGTCTTCGGAGAAGTGATTACCAACCTCCCCACCGCAACGATGCAGCAGGACCCCCTGATGACGTTCACGTGCAGCGGGGAACCGGAACGTAACAAGGACCGCCAGTCACTGATCACCGTTTAA